Sequence from the Candidatus Paceibacterota bacterium genome:
TCCCTCCTTTATTCCGTTATCCGCGCCCGAATCTATTATAAGGCTGTCATAAATACCGTACCCGGGACGTTCCAAAATCAACGCGGCCGCCATTTTACTGTCGGGGCTGACGTGATTCAAAACTTCGTTCAAAATTTTATTTTCTTTAAAAATCTCTTCGGCAATAATATTTTTTGATTCAAGTTCTTTGGTTTTTTCTTTTAAAAATTCATTTTCCTTTTTGAGAGCGGCGTTATCGCCAAAACCGGAAAAAAATCGCCCTGTTGTCGAAAAGATTTTATTTTTCGCCGAAAAAACAGGTTTGAAAACCGACAAAAAAGTTTTTGCCACGGAAGAAGTAGCTTGAGGAAAACTGCCCTTTACCGCGATAAGCGTCAAAAAAAGCGCAATCAAAGCGCCGACGAAAATTAACGGATATTTATTCTTTTTTTTAGTTGGATGGTGGAGATACATTTTCTTCGTCCTGGTCTATAAAAATATCTTTCATGGACTCGATATCTTCAAGAATTATTCCGGCGCCGCGCACTACCGCAGTGACGGCATCTTCGGCAAGATGAACGGGAATTTTAACTTCCGCTTCTATAAATTCCGGAAGCCCTCTCAAGTAAGCGCCTCCGCCGACAAGATATATTCCTCTATGCATTATATCGGAAAGTAATTCCGGAGGAGAAAGTTCAATCACATCTTTTACCGCTTTTGATAAAGCCGAAAGGGATTTTGAAATAGCGTCACGGACATCGCCATCGGTGATTATCGCTTCTTTTGGAAGACCTGTTATCAGATCCCTTCCCCTCACTGTAGCCTCGACGGTTTCTCCGAGAGGAATTGCCGAACCTATGGCTATTTTTATATCCTCCGCGGTTCTTTCTCCCAAAAGAAGTTTAAATTCATCCCTGGCATAATTAATAATGTCCTGATTTAATCTATCGCCTGCTATCCTTAAATTTTTTGAAACAACGATGCCGCCAAGCGAGATAATTACGATATCCGTTGTTCCGCCGCCGATATCTATAACCATATTTCCAACCGGTTCTCTTATGGGAAGCCTTATGCCGATTGCCGCCGATAATGGTTCTTCAACAAGATAGACTTTGCGCGCGCCCGCGCCTTTTGCCGCGTCATACACCGCGCGCCTTTCGACTTCGGTTATTTTGGAAGGAACGCCGACAACAACACGGGGTCTGGCAAAATGCTTAAGGGAATCTTTGTGCACGCTTTTAATAAAATAAGAAATCATTTCTTCGGTTATTTCAAAATCGGAAACAACGCCTTCAACAAGAGGCTTGACGGCAATTATGTGTCCGGGCGTTCGGCCAATCATTTTTTTCGCTTCATTTCCAATTGCCACAACCTGTCCGGTTTTTTGGTTAATGGCGACAACGGACGGCTGATTGATGACTATTCCCTTGCCTCCCACATAAACAAGAGTCGTGGCTGTACCAAGATCTATGCCGATATCATGAGAAAATAAACCGAAAAATTTGTTGAACATGTTTAAACGAAAAAATCCAAATTTTACTCCCAAGCGAACAATTCTTCTTTATTTATCATTTTCGCTTCTTTTTCATTTCTCTTTTTTATCTCCGCCTTCCCCGTTTTTTCCGTTTTTTCACTCACTACTATCCTCCACGGAATACCGAATAAATCGGCATCTGAAAATTTTTCTCCGGGGCTTTTGTCTTTTCTGTCATCATATAGTACTTCAATGCCTTTTTTCTGTAAATCCTCGTAAATTTTTTCAGCCGCTTTTCGGATTTTTTCTTCAGAATCGGGATTTATCTCGACAATAATGGCCTTAAACGGCGCCACGGATTCCGGCCAGATTATGCCTTTTTCGTCATGGGACACTTCCACAACGGTGGCAACGAGCCGGCTTGGTCCGATACCGTAAGAAGCCATGATGACAGGCTTTTTCGCCCCGTTTTCATCGGAGTAAAAAAGCTTTAAAGGCTCGGAAAACTTAGTTCCAAGCTTAAAAATATTTCCTACCTCAATCGCCTGTTTTTCCAAAAGCTTTCCTTCCTCCCAGCCCAGATCTTTAAGTGTTTCCTCGTTATAGACTTCTTTATTTACAGCTCTTCCTTCTTTCTCGTTTACATAAATTGTGTCTTCGCCCACATCCGCCAAAACCTGAAATTCATCGGAATATTTTGAAAAAAGTCCTCCTGAAGCGAATGTTCTTATCGCTTTAACGCCGACGCGTTCAAAAATTTTTTCATACGCCGCGGCCGCTTTTTCATAATATTCGTCCAATTCTTTTTCATCGGCATGAAAGCTGTATAAATCTTTCATTAAAAATTCTCTGCCTCGCAAAAGCCCGGATTTAGCGCGCGCTTCGTTTCTGAATTTTGTCTGTATCTGATAAACAGCCTTAGGCAAATCTTTATACGATTGAATGAATTTTCTCGCCGTAAGCGTTATCGGTTCTTCGTGAGTAAAACCGAGCCCGTATTCTTTTCCGCTTCCATCTTTAAATTGGTACATCACTTCTTTCGCTTCTTTCCATCTTCCCGAAGCTTCCCATGTTTCTTTGTCCTGAAATACAGACATTAAAAGTTCTTGTCCGCCTATGGCGTCAATTTCTTCACGAATTATCTTGTTAATCTTATTTAGAACACGCAATCCCAAAGGCAAAAATTCGTAAACTCCCGCGGACACTTTTGAAACAAAACCCGCCCTGATTAAAAGCCGGGCATTTACCGCTGTCTCGTCCGAAGGCGCTTCTTTCAATGCTTTGGTGAAAAGTTGAGATAATTTCATCCCGTTAGAAATATTCCCGCTTTGGCGGGACATTAAACCAATAATTATCAATATCCATTTCGCCCGTTAGAAACATAAAATTTTGAATCTCTAGCGGGATTCATTGATTAAATAATATGGCAGAAATGGAAAAAAGAAAAGCCCGGCTAAAAGCTTTTCTTCAAAAACAAAACGGCTTATTAATCTAAAATAATTGCGCGATATCGCGGTAAGTAACCAAAACCATAAGCCCGATAAGAATCGCGAAACCGAGCCCGTTTGAAACGGAAACAACTTTTTGCGGGATAGGAGAACGTTTTATTGTTTCTATCACCAAAAAAAGCAATCTGCCTCCGTCGAGCGCAGGAAACGGCACAAAATTTATTATAGCGAGATTTATTGAAAGAAGTCCTAAAAGCTGAAGAAGATATGCAAATCCTGTTTGAGAAGCCGCGCCCACCAAACCTGCTATACCGACAGGCCCCATAACCTGAACTTCCGCCCCCTCTCCTTTTACAAGCTGCAAAACCATACTTCCTAGAGCTTTAGCCGTGGCGGAAATAATAAAAACAGTTTCCTTAAAACCTTCCGACATCGCCTTGTAAAAAGGCATTGGAACTATCGCTATATTCCCCATCGCTATTCCCAAAGCGCCGCGGCCGCCTTCCGGATTTTGATCCGGAACGGCAAAAACTTTGTAAATTTCATTTCCCCTGGCGTATTCCACTCCTATTTCCTCGCCTTTATGGTCCGCGATAAAATTTTGAACTTCCGAAATTCTTTGCGGTTTAAAAAGTCTGCCTTCGTAATAAAAATTCAATAAACTGTCGCCGGGCGCGATGCCCGCTTTTTCAGCCGGCGTTCCTTTTTGAACTTCCAGAACAGTTATGCTGCTTCCCGGTGTTCCGTCTTCAACAATCGTCGGCGCGCCGGCGGCGTTTACGGCGGAAAAAAGCATCCAAGCCAAAAGCAGATTGAAAAAAACTCCGGCGGCTAAAATCGCCGCTTTGGCGTACACAGGTCTCGCGCCAAAACTTCCGGGCTCTTTGGCGGAAGAATCCTCGCCTAAAATTTTTACGAAACCTCCCAAAGGAACGGCATTTACCGAATAAACCGTTTCTCCTTTTTTAAAACCGAAAAGGCGAGGAGGAAAACCAAACCCGAACTCCTCGACTTTAGCGCCGAAAATTCTTGCAAAAAGGAAATGTCCCAGTTCATGGGACAAAACCAATATCGCCAAAGCGGCTATAAATAATATAATTTCCATAAATCCGCGTTAATTTTTTATTTCATCTTTCTTTTTTTCCGCCATCTCTTCAAGTCTTTCGGAACACTCGTCAAATATTTTTTGGAGTTCGTCTTTAAAACGAAACTTATCGTCTTCGCTAAATTCTTTCTCTTTTTCTTTCTCTTTTATGTCTTTTAAAACATCGTCCCTTTCCCTTCTCATCGAAATTCTCGCTTCCTCAAGTTTTTCCGAAACAAGTTTCAAGAGAGCTGTTCTTCTTTCCGCGGTAAGATCGGGAAAAATGACTCGGATCGTTCCTTTTTCGGTAATAGCCTGAGCTCCCAAACCGGAAGCTCTTATCGCTTGTTCAACCGGTAAAACAGAATCGCTGTCCCACGGCTTTACAAGCAAAGTCCTGGCGTCCTCAACCGCTATGGAAGCAACTCCCTTCAGCGGATTTTTAGCGCCATAATAATCAACTTTCACGTTTTCTATCAACGCGGGGGTGGCGCGGCCGGTACGTATAAGAAAAATTTCATTCTTAAACCACTCCTCTGTATCCACCGCTTTCTTTTTAAATTTTGTGAAATCGTAAGGCATTCTTCGTAATGCACTATCGCATTTAAAAAACGATAATGCAGTAATTTAAATGATAATCGATGTCCGTTAATTCCTTTTCCCGCCACGCGTCAGGGAAAGCACGCGAGAATGTTTATTACGGGATATGTTTTTATTATATCAAACAAATCCCCGGATTGAAAAGTTTTAAAAACATAATCTTAAAAATCAAACCTCATTTTGTTTTCGGTAAAAAATATGCCAAATGTTCCAAAACCATTTTCGGATAAGCGCCAGGGGAAAGGAGCATTTCTCGGCACTTCGCGGTTTCCTCCGCAATCTCCGCGTTTATAACCGCGCCCTTTAAAAAATCACCGTTCAAAACCTCCACAATTCCTCCGAGAAAAGATACCGCTTTCTGTTTATCCGATATAAACGGTTTTAAAATTTCCAGCCGCTTGTCAATCGTTGAATTCAAAAATTCCAAAATAAATTCCTTGTTTTCTGCCAATGAGGAAGCGGGTATTTCAAAATCTTCCGGGAAAAGCCTTGACCTAAGAGTACCGGGTATATTTTCTTTTGAGCCGGTAATGAGAAAAAAACGGCTATCCGCCGCCGGCTCTTCAAAAGTTTTAAGCAGAGCGTCGGAAGATTCCTTCGTAAAGAAATCGGCCATTACCACAAATACCCTGCCCTTCCCCGAAAAAGATTTTTGAGAAGACCATGTTCTTAAAAGTCGGCTATGGTCTATTGAAAGGGTGGCTGTTTCAAGAAGGAAAAAATCGGGATCGGAATTTATACTATCCCGCGTTTTTCCTAAAATTTCCGAAGCTGCGGCAATCGCCTTGTTTAAAGCCGTTTTTTTGTCGCCGGTAAAAAGGTATCCGTGTTTGAAGTCCATTTTCTATATTATTACCTGCTAAAGAAACAAAAACAAACCCTGCCGGAGAAAAAAAAGACGGGTTCTAAACGAACCCGTCCAACGCTGCTGCATGGGATATTGATTATAACGGATAACGTCCGCGTATGCGCGCGGATAAAAGGTCGATCCGGATTCGCCTTCGTCAGTTCTAATCCCCCATAACAGCCGCGATCCGGGCTCGATAAATTTTTATAGAAAGAACTTCAAACCCGGGTCGCGACTGTTAACTTTTATTTCAACATTACTTTTTAAAAAACTTAATAGCGGTTATTATTATAGCCGACTAAAAAAATCTGTCAAACCAAATTTGTTTTTCCTCAAACAAAGCGGATATAAAACTCCCATTGCGGATTAAAAACAAGAAAATAAAAAATTACCTTTTTGCCACGATGCTTCTCTTGTACGCGTCCAAATGCTCCAAAGCCACGCCAGTGCCTTTGGCGACACAAAGCAAAGAATCTTCGGCAACCTCCGCCCTGACCCCGGTAGAACGAAAAACAAGTTCGTCGATATTTCTCAAAAGCGAAACCCCTCCGCTCATCAAAATTCCCAAATCAATAATATCCGAAGAAAGTTCCGGCGGAGTTTCCTGAAGAACATGTTTTATCGCCTTTATTATTTCTTTAAGTTCAAACTCAATCGCTTTTACAACCTCATTCGTGGAAACTTCTGCGCTGCGAGGAAGACCGGTCAAAAAATCTCTTCCTTTAACGGTGCATTTAAGCTCGTCGTCAACCATGACAGCCGAACCTACCGCTATCTTTATCTCCTCGGCCGTTTTTTCGCCTATAGCCAAATTAAAAGCTTTCTTAACATAATTAATAATGGCTTGGTCAAGTTTATTGCCGGCAACTTTTACCGAAGTGGAAAAAACGATACCGCCCAAGCTTATAACGGCGGCATCGGTAGTCCCTCCTCCTATATCAACTATCATATGACCGCAAGCTTCGTGTATGGGAACTCCGGCGCCAATGGCAGCGAGTATCGGTTCTTTCACTACATAAGCCGAACGCGCCCCTGCTTTTACCGCCGCCTCGACTACCGCCCTTTTTTCGGTTGACGTTATTCCGGCAGGAACGGATATCATTACTTCCGGTTTAAAAATGTTAAATTTCCCGATGGATTTTCCGATATAATATTTAAGCATCGCTTCTGTCGCGCGATAATCGGCGATAACCCCGTCTTTAAGCGGACGATAAGTCATTATCGTATCGGGAGTTTTCCCGACCATGTCTTTGGCGTCATCGCCTACGGCAAGAATTTTATTGTCAGGAACGGATATGGCGACAACGGACGGTTCGTTTAAAACAATGCCTTTGCCATACACAAAAACCAAAGTATTCGCTGTCCCCAAATCTATTCCAAGTTTTCTGGCAAAAAACATAAAAGTTAAATGCGTTTTATTGTCGCGCCAATGTTTGAAAGGCGTTCCTCTATTTTTTCATATCCCCTGTCTATATTATAGATATTGCTTATTTCCGATTCTCCTTCCGCGGCAAGCGCCGCGGTAAGAAAAGCCAGCCCGGCTCTCAAATCAGGGCTTTCCATTTTTCTTCCCCTTAATTTTGTCGGACCTTCAATTATCGCCCTGTGGGGGTCGCAGATAATAATCTTCGCTCCCATTCTTTCCAAATCGTTTAAATAATTCAGGCGGCCGTCAAATACCGTTTCAAAAACCATGCTTTTGCCTTCTGCTTGCGTTAAAAGCACGGAAAAAGGCGCTTGCATATCCGTTGAAAAACCAGGGTATTCATGAGTTTTTATATCAACGGCCGTAAGCCGTTTCGGAGCGCTGATTAAAAGATAATCTTTGCCTATTTTAATATCAACCCCTGTTTCTTTTAAGGCGGAAAGTTCGGCTCGCATGTGAGAAGGGTCGCAATCGGATATTCTTAAATTTTTTCCCAAAATTGACGCGATAACCGCAAAGCTGCCCGCCTCCACCCTGTCTGGCGGAGTTTCAAAAACTCCTTTTTCCAAAAGTTTGCCCGATCTTCCGTTTATTTCGATCGTATTGGTTCCCGCTCCTTTTATGTCGGCGCCGCTGGCATTTAAAAAATTAGCGAGGACCGCTATTTCCGGTTCGCACGCCACGTTTCTCAAAATTGTCTTCCCGTAAGCCAGAACAGCGGCCATCATCAAAGTTTCGGTCGCCGTAACACTGGGAAGCTTAAAAAAAATATCCGCGCCTTTTAATTTTTTAGCTTCTATCCGATAAAAATTTGTTTCTTCAATGACACCAGCGCCCATCTCTTTGAAAGAGTCCAAGAAAACATCTATCGGTCTCTTCCCGATAACGCACCCGCCGGGATGCGGGAAAAAAACCCTGCCTTCGCGCGCCAGAATCGGTCCGGTTAATACGACAGAGGAACGGAGAAGCGTCGCGATTTTCAGATCCATTTCGGGCTTTATGCCGGAAGAAATTTTATAACGAAAAGTCCTGCCCTCTTCATGAAAGACTTCAACGCCCAAACTGCCAAGCAGGCAATTCATCTGCAAAAAATCTTCTATAAAAGGAACGTTCTTTAAAACAACTTCTTCCTTAAAAAGAACGGACGCGGCTTGAGCCTTAAGGACGGCATTTTTAGCTCCGTTGACGCGGAGAGTTCCTTCAAGTTTCTTCTTTTTTCCAAGCCCTTTAATCAAAAAAGAGTTCATTCCAACCGATTAAATTCAAAATTAAATATTAGTTTAAAAAACACCTGCTTCTGTGCTTTTAATTTCGCCTTTGCTATTTTATCCTAGACTTTTAGGCGTTTTTTTGCAAATATAATAAATATGATGACTCGCAGAAAAAGAAGGGTGTTTTTTCTTATATCGACAGGTGTTTTTCTGTTTGTGTCCCTTGCCGTCGTATTTTATAGCCAAGGGTACATGCTGGACAAAAATTACAAAATAACGCGCAAAGGAGGACTCTACATAAACACACCGATTGAAAATTCCGACATATATATAAACTTAAAGAAAGAAAAGACAACCAGTTTCTTAAACCGCGATTTGCTTATGTCGAATATTGAACCCAAAAAATATTCGATACTTATTGCCAAAGAAGGCTACTGGCCTTGGGCGAAGACGATAGAAGTCAAGCCGGGCATGGTTATAGAAGCAAGAGCGATAATGGTAAAAGAAAATCCACAGGGAGAATTTATCTTAAAAGGAAAATTCTCGCGCATCTGGTCTTCCCCATCGGAAAAAATAATTGCGCTGAAAGAAGAAAAAAACGGAGTTTTTGATTTGCTTTTCTATCTGCCGGAAAATAATGTTTTTCTCACCCCCCTCAATTCATCTTCAAAATATCTCTTGTCCTTTAAAAAAGAAATCTCCGGCGTATCTTTTGAAAACGGAAGCGTTTCCTTTAAAACGGAAAAGGGAAATATAAAAGCCGATTTTGATTTTTCAAAAAACAGCGTGTCCGCGACGCAGACGGACGTTCTTCCGGAAAAATCCGATTACGAGAAAACCGCGAGAAGAGGACAGGAAAAAATTTCATGGAATCCTGAAACAAACGAGGTTTTTGTGGAATGGCTGGAGAAAAACTCGACCCCTCCGCAATATATTTGCGAGGAAAAATGCGAATCTCCCATAAAGATATTCAAAAGCTTCTTGAAACTGAGGAACGCGGATTTCTTTCCGGGGAGACCGGATGTGGCAACGATAGCCGTGGGCAACGGAATTTACGCCCTTGAAATAGACGGAAGAGGAGGTCGCCTTATTTACCCTCTATACAAAGGCAAAGAACCGGATTTTGCCCTGCTTGGAAGCGAAAAAAACGTCTACATAATAGACGACGGTTCTCTTATAAAAATATCTTTGGAGTAATGAGCTTAAACCTGGTTAAAATTGTGCCAATCACAAAAGGCGCAGCCAAAGAACTTTTTTACTTTTCACAAAAAGACATAAAAAAAGGCTCGATAGTTTCCGCCGAAATAAGAAAAAAAGAAACTCCTTGCCTTGTTCTCTCTTCCGAAAGCATAAAAGACGCCAAGTCCAGAATAAAAAATTATTCTTATCCCCTAAAAAAGATTTCATCAGTAAAAGCTGATGGTTTTTTTACCGAAGAATTTATTGAAGCGGCAAAGGACACGGCCGATTATTTTCTCTCTGCCGCGGGCAATGTTGTAAAAGAACTTTGTCCGCAGGCTATTCTTGAAAATCCGCCGGCGGTAAAAGATGCCTTTTTGCAGGAATCGCTTCTAAAAAAAAGATTGCGCTCAAAAGAATTGCCCGGACTTTTATCGCTTCAGTCACCTCTTCCGAATAGAATAATTTTCTATAAAAACCTGATAAGGTCTGAATTCGCCAGAGGAAATTCAATATTTTTATGCCTCCCCACTTCCGCCGAGGCAATGCGTTTGTTTAAAGAAATTGAAAAAGGAATAGAACAGTTTTCATTCATCTTCACGGCAAAGACTTTAAAAAGGGACCTGAAAAAAAACTGGGCTAAAGTTATGGAAGAATCTCACCCTGTATTTATCACGGCAACCCCGCTTTTCCTTTCTGTTGCCAGAAAAGATATAAAAACTTTCATAATAGAAAACGAGGGTTCTTTCGCGTATAAAAAACCGCGAAGGCCTTTTTTAAATTTCAAAAAAGCAGCGGAAAATCTGGCGCGGCGGAACGAAGCGAAAATAATTTTTGCCGACGAGATACCCAGCGCGGAAATTCATTATAAAATCTTCGCGGGAAAAATTACGGCGGCAGCTCCGGTTCAAGAAAAAATAACATCCACCGCCGAGCAAACGCTTGTTGACGCTAAAAAACAGAAAACCGTCCTGAGCGAAAAGATAATAAAAATGGTTGAAGAAGCGTCAACAAATAATCAAAAAACCATACTTTTCATAAACAGGCGAGGTTTCGGATTGCAGACGATATGTGAAGACTGCGGAAAAATAATGGTCTGCCCAAGATGCGAAACGCCGCTTACCCTTCATAAAACTTCGGGGAATGAATTCTTGTGCCACAAATGCTTCAACAAAACTCCCGTCTTTGAAAGATGCCCTGACTGCGGAAGCTGGAGAATGAAAACTTTAGGCTGGGGCATACAGGCGGCGGAAGAAGAACTAAAAGAAAAATTCCATAATTTAAAAATTTTGAGGCTGGACGCCGATTCGGCAAAAACAAAAAAACAGGGTCGGGAAATTATGAAAAAATACGAAGATTCGCCCTCCGCGGTCTTAATAGCCACGGAAATGCTTTTCTCTTTCTGGGGCGAGGAAACGGACAATATCGGAATCGTATCCGTTGACAGCATGCTTTCTTTGCCGGATTTCAGGATAAACGAAAGAATTTTCCGGCTTCTATTCCTCTTGAAAACCCGCGCCAGAAAAACTTTTATTATCCAGACAAGGATGCCGGAAAATCCGATTTTTGAAAACGTTATAAAAGGAGACGCTTCCGGCTTTTATCGTTTTGAGCTGGATTCGCGAAAAAATTTTGGATACCCGCCGTTCAAAACTCTTATAAAAATAATTCTTGAAGGCAGAGACAAAAACACGGCGCAGAAAGAAATAACCTCTCTTGAAAAGAAACTGGAAGATTACAATCCGACAAGCTTTTCCGCGTTTACACCGAAAATAAAAAACTTCTACCGGTTTTTCACGCTTCTTAAAATAGAGCCGGGCAAGTGGCCCGACCAAGAGCAAAAACTTTTTGAAATTCTGTCTTCTCTGCCCCGAGAATGGAAAATAGACGTCGACCCGGAAAGTTTGCTGTAAGAAAACTCAAGACAAAAATTATTTACCAAGATAATTTTCAAAAGCCAAGACTAAATCATCAATAAGCCCGTATTTTTTATATTCTTTCGGGTCAATCCAAATATATTCTTCATGGTCTTCGCTTAATATTACCTTGTCCGAGCCGGCAAAACATTCAAAAAAAGTCCCGATAATTTGCCACTGCTCTTCCCTTACAACAGGCCTCCATTCATTAACAAAAAATGGTCGGCCAATTCTAACGCTAAGTCCCGTCTCTTCCTTAATTTCACGGATTAAATTTTCGTCAAATCTTTTTCCTGGCTTAACCCGGCCGCCTGCCACGTCAAATTTTCCCGCATTTGCCCCGTCCTTGTATTTTGCGGATTCTTTTAGCAATAACACCTTCCCGTTATAAATAATAAAGGCTTTTGTAGCGGCAAATAATTTAATTTCCATCTTATTTAAAATGGTACTCTTGGAATACGTTCAAATAAAGCCCTTCTTCTTTTCCAAAAACCCGAAAAGGCCCGTCATTCAAAAATATTTAAAATTCCCTATAATACAGGTATGGAAGAAACAGGAAACGAAAAAATCAAAATCTATCAAAAAGGCGAAAAAGTGCTCCGTGAAAAAGCGAAGAATGTTCCTGTTTCCGAGATAAAAAGCAAAAAAATTAAAGCTATACTAAAAAAGATGGCTGAAGCCGTTGCCGAAAACGAAGAAGCTGTTGCTGTTGCCGCTCCTCAGATAGGAGAAAGCCGGCGTATTTTTCTTATCTCGAAATGGGCGCTTAATTCGGAAAAAGAGAAAAAAGAATTTGAAGGACAAAACATAGTCTTCATAAACCCGAAAATAATCAAAGAGTCCCAAAAGAAAAAATCTGTTCCTGAATCCTGTCTCAGCGCCCCGAATCTTATGGGGGTTGTGGACCGCGCCGAAAAGATAAAAGTGGAAGCGTATGACGAAAACGGGGAAAAATTTGAACGCGGAGCTTCCGGCTTTTTTGCCCAGGCGATTCAGCATGAAATAGACCACTTGGACGGCGTGCTTTTTATAGATAAAGCCGAGAACCTGCAAAAATATAAAAAATAAAATACGCGCAAATAAATCCTTTATATGCAAAGTGGTTTCGAATATAAAGGATTTATTTGGTGTTATAATTTTTTGACACGGGTTTGTCAATCTGTTCTATATCAATTTGGTCAATATCTCTGCCTAGCCTACCCTTATATTCAATCAAATCAAACATTGGTATCACTTTTATTTTTATTCCAAATTCTGAGATACATTCGGCTTTATTAAAATCGATGTCTCTTTTTATCCAAACATTATTTTTTGTGTTCAAATATTCGGCACTATCTGCATCACAAAGTTCAATTTGTTGCCCATGATAATTTAAAATTTGATAAATTAACTTCCAGTGCGAACCCACATGATAATCGGGGCCAAACTGACTATATTCTTTTACAGCTTCAGCGATTTTAGCAAAACCAGAATTTGGAATAAAAATATCAATATCAGCTAACTCACGCGTTGATCCATAACATATCGCCGCTAAACCACCCTCGATTTGATAAGGAATATCACTGTTTTCTAAAATATCAACTATCCATTGAAGAGCTCTTGTTGTTTTTTTATTTTCCATGTAAGTGTCAAAAAAATATAATTTCCGATAACTCGATTACGCGCGAAGTGATTTCACTTATTATACATAATATCGCCAGTTTTATGAATATCATGTATT
This genomic interval carries:
- a CDS encoding rod shape-determining protein MreC, coding for MTLIAVKGSFPQATSSVAKTFLSVFKPVFSAKNKIFSTTGRFFSGFGDNAALKKENEFLKEKTKELESKNIIAEEIFKENKILNEVLNHVSPDSKMAAALILERPGYGIYDSLIIDSGADNGIKEGNMVTAFGNVLLGRTFDVASGISKVRLISYPGEEINVSVGGRFAASAKGVGGVNMEINIPKNIEVFIGDNVFFSGIPRLFLGVVESIDREPAGPFQKILFRLPVNLNEINHVFILIE
- a CDS encoding rod shape-determining protein, which translates into the protein MFNKFFGLFSHDIGIDLGTATTLVYVGGKGIVINQPSVVAINQKTGQVVAIGNEAKKMIGRTPGHIIAVKPLVEGVVSDFEITEEMISYFIKSVHKDSLKHFARPRVVVGVPSKITEVERRAVYDAAKGAGARKVYLVEEPLSAAIGIRLPIREPVGNMVIDIGGGTTDIVIISLGGIVVSKNLRIAGDRLNQDIINYARDEFKLLLGERTAEDIKIAIGSAIPLGETVEATVRGRDLITGLPKEAIITDGDVRDAISKSLSALSKAVKDVIELSPPELLSDIMHRGIYLVGGGAYLRGLPEFIEAEVKIPVHLAEDAVTAVVRGAGIILEDIESMKDIFIDQDEENVSPPSN
- a CDS encoding His/Gly/Thr/Pro-type tRNA ligase C-terminal domain-containing protein, with protein sequence MKLSQLFTKALKEAPSDETAVNARLLIRAGFVSKVSAGVYEFLPLGLRVLNKINKIIREEIDAIGGQELLMSVFQDKETWEASGRWKEAKEVMYQFKDGSGKEYGLGFTHEEPITLTARKFIQSYKDLPKAVYQIQTKFRNEARAKSGLLRGREFLMKDLYSFHADEKELDEYYEKAAAAYEKIFERVGVKAIRTFASGGLFSKYSDEFQVLADVGEDTIYVNEKEGRAVNKEVYNEETLKDLGWEEGKLLEKQAIEVGNIFKLGTKFSEPLKLFYSDENGAKKPVIMASYGIGPSRLVATVVEVSHDEKGIIWPESVAPFKAIIVEINPDSEEKIRKAAEKIYEDLQKKGIEVLYDDRKDKSPGEKFSDADLFGIPWRIVVSEKTEKTGKAEIKKRNEKEAKMINKEELFAWE
- a CDS encoding site-2 protease family protein; the encoded protein is MEIILFIAALAILVLSHELGHFLFARIFGAKVEEFGFGFPPRLFGFKKGETVYSVNAVPLGGFVKILGEDSSAKEPGSFGARPVYAKAAILAAGVFFNLLLAWMLFSAVNAAGAPTIVEDGTPGSSITVLEVQKGTPAEKAGIAPGDSLLNFYYEGRLFKPQRISEVQNFIADHKGEEIGVEYARGNEIYKVFAVPDQNPEGGRGALGIAMGNIAIVPMPFYKAMSEGFKETVFIISATAKALGSMVLQLVKGEGAEVQVMGPVGIAGLVGAASQTGFAYLLQLLGLLSINLAIINFVPFPALDGGRLLFLVIETIKRSPIPQKVVSVSNGLGFAILIGLMVLVTYRDIAQLF
- the frr gene encoding ribosome recycling factor produces the protein MPYDFTKFKKKAVDTEEWFKNEIFLIRTGRATPALIENVKVDYYGAKNPLKGVASIAVEDARTLLVKPWDSDSVLPVEQAIRASGLGAQAITEKGTIRVIFPDLTAERRTALLKLVSEKLEEARISMRRERDDVLKDIKEKEKEKEFSEDDKFRFKDELQKIFDECSERLEEMAEKKKDEIKN
- a CDS encoding rod shape-determining protein → MFFARKLGIDLGTANTLVFVYGKGIVLNEPSVVAISVPDNKILAVGDDAKDMVGKTPDTIMTYRPLKDGVIADYRATEAMLKYYIGKSIGKFNIFKPEVMISVPAGITSTEKRAVVEAAVKAGARSAYVVKEPILAAIGAGVPIHEACGHMIVDIGGGTTDAAVISLGGIVFSTSVKVAGNKLDQAIINYVKKAFNLAIGEKTAEEIKIAVGSAVMVDDELKCTVKGRDFLTGLPRSAEVSTNEVVKAIEFELKEIIKAIKHVLQETPPELSSDIIDLGILMSGGVSLLRNIDELVFRSTGVRAEVAEDSLLCVAKGTGVALEHLDAYKRSIVAKR
- the murA gene encoding UDP-N-acetylglucosamine 1-carboxyvinyltransferase — protein: MNSFLIKGLGKKKKLEGTLRVNGAKNAVLKAQAASVLFKEEVVLKNVPFIEDFLQMNCLLGSLGVEVFHEEGRTFRYKISSGIKPEMDLKIATLLRSSVVLTGPILAREGRVFFPHPGGCVIGKRPIDVFLDSFKEMGAGVIEETNFYRIEAKKLKGADIFFKLPSVTATETLMMAAVLAYGKTILRNVACEPEIAVLANFLNASGADIKGAGTNTIEINGRSGKLLEKGVFETPPDRVEAGSFAVIASILGKNLRISDCDPSHMRAELSALKETGVDIKIGKDYLLISAPKRLTAVDIKTHEYPGFSTDMQAPFSVLLTQAEGKSMVFETVFDGRLNYLNDLERMGAKIIICDPHRAIIEGPTKLRGRKMESPDLRAGLAFLTAALAAEGESEISNIYNIDRGYEKIEERLSNIGATIKRI